A single genomic interval of Cupriavidus sp. MP-37 harbors:
- a CDS encoding ABC transporter permease: MSEQDPRADAADASAAAGTALRQTYPQPLLPRNLRNWMMVWYRNYMVWKKLAIPSMIGNLADPMIYLFGLGLGLGLMVGQVDGVSYIAFLAAGTTASSVMMSASFESMYSAFSRMHVQRTWEAIMHAPLTLGDVVLGEIAWAASKAVLSGLAIMLVAGALGYAQMPGALLALPVIVLAGIAFAALAMIVTALAPSYDFFMFYQTLVMTPMLLLSGVFFPLEQLPEGVQTATELLPLAHAVALIRPLMLGRPVDGAGLHLAVLAAYAVAALVVCLVLLRRRLLR, encoded by the coding sequence ATGAGCGAACAGGATCCCCGCGCGGACGCCGCCGACGCCTCCGCTGCCGCCGGCACCGCGCTGCGGCAGACCTATCCGCAGCCGCTGCTGCCGCGCAACCTGCGCAACTGGATGATGGTCTGGTACCGCAACTACATGGTGTGGAAGAAGCTGGCCATCCCGTCGATGATCGGCAACCTGGCCGACCCGATGATCTACCTGTTCGGGCTGGGCCTCGGGCTGGGGCTGATGGTCGGCCAGGTCGACGGCGTGTCGTATATCGCCTTCCTGGCGGCCGGCACCACCGCGTCCAGCGTGATGATGTCGGCCAGCTTCGAGTCGATGTACTCGGCGTTCTCGCGCATGCATGTGCAGCGCACCTGGGAAGCCATCATGCATGCCCCGCTGACGCTGGGCGACGTGGTGCTCGGCGAAATCGCCTGGGCCGCCAGCAAGGCGGTGCTGTCCGGGCTGGCCATCATGCTGGTGGCGGGCGCGCTCGGCTATGCGCAGATGCCGGGCGCGCTGCTGGCGCTGCCGGTGATCGTGCTGGCCGGGATTGCCTTTGCCGCGCTGGCGATGATCGTCACTGCGCTGGCGCCCAGCTACGACTTCTTCATGTTCTACCAGACCCTGGTGATGACGCCGATGCTGCTGCTGTCGGGCGTGTTCTTCCCGCTGGAGCAATTGCCCGAGGGCGTGCAGACCGCCACCGAGCTGCTGCCGCTGGCGCACGCCGTGGCGCTGATCCGCCCGCTGATGCTGGGCCGCCCGGTCGATGGCGCCGGCCTGCACCTGGCGGTGCTAGCGGCCTATGCGGTGGCCGCGCTGGTGGTATGCCTGGTGCTGCTGCGCCGCCGGCTGCTGCGCTGA
- the nodI gene encoding nodulation factor ABC transporter ATP-binding protein NodI, producing the protein MTAILELRKVRKQYGDTVVVDDLDLQVFRGQCFGLLGPNGAGKTTTLRLLLGLTTPLAGTLTLCGEPIPERAPQARMRVGVVPQFDNLDPDFSVIENLRIFGRYFGLSSAEIERRVPMLLEFARLENRADAQVRDLSGGMRRRLTVARALINDPDLLVMDEPTTGLDPQARHLIWERLKSLMASGKTILLTTHFMEEAERLCNYLCVIDGGRKIAEGKPHELIDSQIGCDVVEVYGDELDTLRGTLTPLAQRTEMSGETLFCYVREPAPLLAALHGRSGVRYLHRPANLEDVFLKLTGREMRD; encoded by the coding sequence TTGACTGCCATCCTCGAGTTGCGCAAGGTGCGCAAGCAATACGGCGACACGGTCGTGGTCGACGACCTCGACCTCCAGGTCTTCCGCGGCCAGTGCTTCGGCCTGCTGGGCCCCAACGGCGCCGGCAAGACCACCACGCTGCGACTGCTGCTGGGGCTGACCACGCCCCTGGCGGGCACGCTGACGCTGTGCGGCGAGCCCATCCCCGAGCGCGCGCCGCAGGCGCGCATGCGCGTGGGCGTGGTGCCGCAGTTCGACAATCTCGACCCGGACTTCTCGGTGATCGAGAACCTGCGCATCTTCGGCCGCTACTTCGGGCTGTCGTCGGCCGAAATCGAGCGCCGCGTACCGATGCTGCTGGAATTCGCGCGCCTGGAAAACCGCGCTGACGCGCAAGTGCGCGACCTCTCCGGCGGCATGCGCCGGCGCCTGACCGTGGCGCGCGCGCTGATCAACGACCCGGACCTGCTGGTGATGGATGAGCCCACCACCGGCCTCGATCCGCAGGCGCGCCACCTGATCTGGGAGCGGCTGAAATCGCTGATGGCCAGCGGCAAGACCATCCTGCTGACCACGCACTTCATGGAAGAAGCCGAACGGCTGTGCAACTACCTGTGCGTGATCGACGGCGGCCGCAAGATCGCCGAAGGCAAGCCGCACGAGCTGATCGACAGCCAGATCGGCTGCGACGTGGTCGAGGTCTATGGCGATGAACTCGACACGCTGCGCGGCACGCTGACGCCACTGGCGCAGCGCACCGAAATGAGCGGCGAGACGCTGTTCTGCTATGTGCGCGAGCCCGCCCCGCTGCTGGCGGCGCTGCACGGCAGGAGCGGTGTGCGCTACCTGCACCGCCCGGCCAACCTCGAGGACGTGTTCCTCAAGCTGACCGGCCGCGAGATGCGCGACTGA
- the rpsU gene encoding 30S ribosomal protein S21 codes for MTKIVLKPGEPVEVAMRRFRRAILQTGLIVELKSRTAYEKPTTERKRKKKAAEARLRKRLRMQMLPKKMY; via the coding sequence TTGACTAAGATCGTCTTGAAACCCGGTGAGCCCGTTGAAGTTGCAATGCGGCGTTTCCGTCGTGCCATTCTGCAGACTGGCCTGATCGTTGAACTCAAGAGCCGTACCGCTTACGAGAAGCCGACGACCGAGCGCAAGCGCAAGAAGAAGGCCGCCGAAGCACGCCTGCGCAAGCGCCTGCGCATGCAGATGCTGCCGAAGAAGATGTACTGA
- a CDS encoding potassium-transporting ATPase subunit F, whose protein sequence is MDWTELLAGALAVAIFLYLLLALCRPEKF, encoded by the coding sequence ATGGACTGGACCGAACTGCTGGCCGGCGCGCTTGCCGTGGCCATCTTCCTCTACCTGCTGCTTGCGCTGTGCCGTCCGGAGAAGTTCTGA
- the kdpA gene encoding potassium-transporting ATPase subunit KdpA, which yields MPTDFPGLLALYLAILLALAPWLGRYLRRAVEDSGYRLTAWGRPLERALYRLAGVQGGAQMDWRRYALAVLAFNLLGAVSVYALQRLQGWLPLNPQGFGAVSPDSAFNTAVSFVANTNWQGYAGESTMSYLTQMLALTVQNFVSAATGIAVVFALIRGFARQRAGGIGNFWVDLTRITLYVLVPLASAIALALASQGVIQNFSGYRDATLLRPVAYSQPVTDAAGVPVADAQGQALTRAATAHTQTLPMGPVASQEAIKMLGTNGGGFFNANSAHPYENPTALSNLIEMLAIFLIPAALCFTFGEMVQDRRQGVAVLAAMTLLFVAMACLAALAEQRAGPVLSALPLDHAGSALQAGGNMEGKETRFGVAASALFAAVTTAASCGAVNAMHDSFTALGGMVPMLLMQLGEVVFGGVGSGLYGMLVYAVLAVFIAGLMIGRTPEYLGKKIEAFEMKMTVIVILVTPLLVLLGTAVAVMAGAGRAGVLNPGTHGFSEILYALSSAANNNGSAFAGLSANTPFYNTLLAAAMWFGRFWIVIPVLALAGSLAAKPKLPASGGTMPTHGALFVVLLAGAVLMVGALTYVPALALGPVAEHLQGVLAGAAR from the coding sequence ATGCCGACCGATTTCCCGGGCCTGCTGGCCCTTTACCTGGCGATCCTGCTGGCGCTGGCGCCATGGCTGGGCCGCTACCTGCGCCGCGCGGTCGAAGACAGCGGCTATCGGCTGACCGCCTGGGGCCGTCCGCTCGAGCGCGCCCTGTACCGGCTCGCCGGCGTGCAGGGCGGCGCGCAGATGGACTGGCGGCGCTACGCGCTGGCCGTGCTTGCCTTCAACCTGCTCGGCGCGGTGTCCGTGTATGCGCTGCAGCGCCTGCAGGGATGGCTGCCGCTGAACCCGCAGGGCTTTGGTGCGGTGTCGCCGGATTCGGCCTTCAACACCGCCGTCAGCTTCGTCGCCAATACCAACTGGCAGGGCTATGCCGGCGAATCGACCATGAGCTACCTGACGCAGATGCTGGCGCTGACCGTGCAGAACTTTGTCTCCGCGGCCACCGGCATTGCGGTGGTGTTCGCGCTGATCCGCGGGTTTGCGCGCCAGCGCGCGGGCGGCATCGGCAACTTCTGGGTCGACCTGACGCGCATCACGCTGTACGTGCTGGTGCCGCTGGCATCGGCGATTGCGCTGGCGCTCGCCAGCCAGGGGGTGATCCAGAACTTCAGCGGCTATCGCGATGCCACGCTGCTGCGTCCGGTGGCCTACAGCCAGCCGGTGACGGACGCCGCCGGCGTCCCGGTCGCGGATGCGCAGGGCCAGGCGCTGACCCGTGCGGCTACCGCGCACACGCAGACGCTGCCGATGGGGCCGGTGGCCTCGCAGGAAGCGATCAAGATGCTGGGCACCAACGGCGGCGGCTTCTTCAACGCCAACTCCGCGCATCCGTACGAGAACCCGACCGCGCTGTCCAACCTGATCGAGATGCTGGCGATCTTCCTGATCCCCGCCGCGCTGTGCTTCACCTTCGGCGAGATGGTGCAGGACCGCCGCCAGGGCGTGGCGGTGCTGGCGGCGATGACGCTGCTGTTCGTCGCCATGGCCTGCCTGGCCGCGCTCGCCGAGCAGCGCGCCGGACCGGTGTTGTCCGCGCTGCCGCTGGACCACGCCGGCTCCGCGCTGCAGGCCGGCGGCAACATGGAAGGCAAGGAAACGCGCTTCGGCGTGGCCGCTTCCGCGCTGTTCGCGGCCGTCACCACGGCGGCGTCGTGCGGCGCGGTCAATGCCATGCACGATTCCTTCACCGCGCTGGGCGGCATGGTGCCGATGCTGCTGATGCAACTGGGCGAGGTGGTGTTCGGCGGGGTCGGCTCCGGGCTGTACGGCATGCTGGTCTATGCGGTGCTGGCGGTGTTCATCGCCGGCCTGATGATCGGCCGCACGCCGGAATACCTCGGCAAGAAGATCGAGGCCTTCGAGATGAAGATGACCGTGATCGTGATCCTGGTCACGCCGCTGCTGGTGCTGCTGGGCACGGCGGTGGCGGTGATGGCGGGCGCGGGCCGCGCGGGCGTGCTCAACCCGGGCACGCACGGCTTTTCCGAGATCCTCTACGCGCTGTCGTCGGCGGCCAACAACAACGGCAGCGCCTTCGCCGGCCTGTCGGCCAACACCCCGTTCTACAACACGCTGCTGGCCGCGGCGATGTGGTTCGGCCGCTTCTGGATCGTGATCCCGGTGCTGGCGCTGGCGGGTTCGCTGGCGGCCAAGCCGAAGCTGCCCGCCAGCGGCGGCACCATGCCCACGCACGGCGCGCTGTTCGTGGTGCTGTTGGCCGGCGCCGTGCTGATGGTGGGCGCGCTGACCTATGTCCCGGCGCTGGCGCTGGGGCCCGTTGCCGAACACCTGCAAGGCGTGCTGGCGGGCGCCGCGCGCTGA
- the kdpB gene encoding potassium-transporting ATPase subunit KdpB, with product MQPDTLSTRPQAAPDRAADGADHGADHCAVHDPARAPRRLLAPELVRPALLAALRKLSPGEQLRNPVMFVVYAGAILTTLLAVRALVSPLPHASESAGFIVAVTIWLWVTVLFANFAEALAEGRSRQQAASLRGLKSTASARVLTEGRRDSAVQVRPATTLRRGDVVLAEAGDMIPGDGEVIEGVASVDESAITGESAPVIRESGGDFSSVTGGTRVLSDWIVVRITTNPGESFIDRMISMVEGARRQKTPNELALTILLVGLSMVLLLATATLLPFSAYSVLATGAGLPVTVTVLVALLVCLIPTTIGGLLSAIGVAGMSRMMAANVIATSGRAVEAAGDVDVLLLDKTGTITLGNRQAARLLPAPGVGERQLAAAAWLSSLADETPEGRSIVALARQQAGVEAPGMGVARPVFVPFSAQTRMSGVDLGEGASRRCVRKGAADAVRRYVAEHAGKFPDAVTHAVEDVARAGSTPLVVAELAGAEVRVLGVVELKDTVKRGIRERFGELRRMGIRTVMITGDNRLTAAAIAAEAGVDDFLAEATPEAKLALIRQYQAEGRLVAMTGDGTNDAPALAQADVAVAMNSGTQAAREAGNMVDLDSNPTKLIEIVGIGKQMLMTRGALTTFSVANDLAKYFAIIPAAFATTYPQLGLLNVMGLATPASAILSAVIFNALIIVVLIPLALRGVRYRALGAAALLRRNLLVYGLGGIAVPFAGIKLIDLGLAAMGWA from the coding sequence ATGCAACCCGATACCCTGAGCACGCGGCCCCAGGCCGCCCCTGACCGCGCCGCAGACGGCGCCGACCACGGCGCCGACCACTGCGCCGTCCACGATCCCGCGCGCGCGCCGCGCCGCCTGCTGGCACCCGAACTGGTGCGCCCGGCGCTGCTCGCGGCGCTGCGCAAGCTGTCGCCGGGCGAGCAGCTGCGCAACCCGGTGATGTTCGTGGTCTACGCCGGCGCCATCCTGACCACGCTGCTGGCCGTGCGCGCGCTGGTGTCGCCGCTGCCGCACGCCAGCGAAAGCGCCGGCTTTATCGTCGCGGTGACGATCTGGCTGTGGGTCACCGTGCTCTTTGCCAACTTTGCCGAAGCCCTGGCCGAAGGGCGCAGCCGCCAGCAGGCTGCGTCGTTGCGCGGGCTGAAAAGCACCGCGAGCGCGCGCGTGCTGACCGAGGGCCGCCGCGACAGCGCCGTGCAGGTGCGCCCGGCCACCACGCTGCGCCGCGGCGACGTGGTGCTGGCCGAGGCCGGCGACATGATCCCCGGCGACGGCGAGGTCATCGAAGGCGTGGCCTCGGTCGACGAAAGCGCCATCACCGGCGAGTCGGCACCGGTGATCCGCGAATCCGGCGGCGATTTCTCGTCGGTCACCGGCGGCACCCGCGTGCTGTCCGACTGGATCGTGGTGCGCATTACCACCAATCCCGGCGAGAGCTTTATCGACCGGATGATCTCGATGGTCGAAGGCGCGCGGCGCCAGAAGACCCCCAACGAGCTGGCGCTGACCATCCTGCTGGTCGGGCTGTCGATGGTGCTGCTGCTGGCCACCGCCACGCTGCTGCCGTTCTCGGCCTACAGCGTGCTGGCGACGGGCGCTGGGCTGCCGGTCACCGTGACCGTGCTGGTGGCGCTGCTGGTGTGCCTGATCCCGACCACCATCGGCGGACTGCTGTCGGCGATCGGCGTGGCCGGCATGAGCCGCATGATGGCGGCCAACGTGATCGCCACCTCGGGCCGCGCGGTGGAAGCCGCCGGCGACGTCGACGTGCTGCTGCTCGACAAGACCGGCACGATCACGCTCGGCAACCGCCAGGCCGCGCGGCTGTTGCCGGCGCCGGGCGTGGGTGAGCGCCAGCTGGCGGCCGCAGCATGGCTGTCGTCGCTGGCCGATGAAACCCCGGAGGGCCGCAGCATCGTGGCGCTGGCGCGCCAGCAGGCCGGGGTCGAGGCGCCCGGCATGGGCGTGGCGCGGCCCGTGTTCGTGCCGTTCAGCGCGCAGACGCGCATGAGCGGTGTCGACCTCGGCGAGGGCGCGTCGCGGCGATGCGTGCGCAAGGGCGCGGCCGATGCCGTGCGCCGCTACGTGGCCGAGCATGCGGGCAAGTTTCCCGACGCGGTCACGCACGCGGTCGAGGACGTGGCGCGGGCCGGCAGCACGCCGCTGGTGGTGGCCGAACTGGCCGGGGCCGAGGTGCGCGTGCTGGGTGTGGTGGAGCTGAAGGACACGGTCAAGCGCGGCATCCGCGAGCGCTTCGGCGAACTGCGCCGCATGGGCATCCGCACCGTGATGATCACGGGCGACAACCGGCTCACCGCCGCCGCGATCGCCGCCGAGGCGGGCGTCGACGACTTCCTCGCAGAGGCCACGCCCGAAGCCAAGCTGGCGCTGATCCGCCAGTACCAGGCCGAAGGGCGGCTGGTGGCGATGACCGGCGACGGCACCAACGACGCCCCGGCGCTGGCGCAGGCCGACGTGGCCGTCGCCATGAACAGCGGCACGCAGGCCGCGCGCGAGGCCGGCAACATGGTCGACCTCGACAGCAACCCGACCAAGCTGATCGAGATCGTCGGCATCGGCAAGCAGATGCTGATGACCCGCGGCGCGCTGACCACCTTCAGCGTGGCCAACGACCTGGCCAAGTATTTCGCCATCATTCCCGCGGCCTTTGCCACCACTTATCCGCAACTCGGCCTGCTCAACGTGATGGGGCTGGCGACGCCGGCCTCGGCAATCCTGTCGGCGGTGATCTTCAACGCGCTGATCATCGTGGTGCTGATCCCGCTGGCGCTGCGCGGGGTGCGCTACCGCGCCCTCGGAGCCGCCGCGCTGCTGCGCCGCAACCTGCTGGTGTACGGGCTGGGCGGCATCGCGGTGCCGTTTGCCGGCATCAAGCTGATCGACCTGGGTCTGGCCGCCATGGGCTGGGCCTGA
- the kdpC gene encoding potassium-transporting ATPase subunit KdpC produces the protein MSNPITVDTARAAPTEGQGGLMRPALVILLALSLLTGLLYPAAITAIAAALFPHQAAGSLIVRDGKVLGSELIGQPFSAPGDFWGRPSATAPMPYNGGASGGSNLGPSNPALADAARARLDALRAADPGNTAPVPVDLVTASGSGLDPHISVAAAEYQAARVARARGLPLAQVRALIATHTDKPLLPVLGEAGVNVLRLNLALDALAAR, from the coding sequence ATGTCCAATCCAATCACTGTCGACACCGCACGCGCTGCACCAACCGAAGGGCAGGGCGGCCTGATGCGCCCGGCGCTGGTCATCCTGCTGGCGCTGTCGCTGCTGACCGGCCTGCTGTACCCCGCGGCGATCACGGCGATTGCCGCCGCGCTCTTTCCGCACCAGGCGGCCGGTTCGCTGATCGTGCGCGACGGCAAGGTGCTGGGATCCGAGCTGATCGGCCAGCCGTTCTCCGCGCCCGGGGATTTCTGGGGCCGGCCCTCGGCGACCGCGCCGATGCCGTACAACGGCGGCGCGTCCGGCGGCTCCAACCTGGGGCCGTCGAATCCGGCGCTGGCCGACGCGGCACGCGCGCGCCTCGACGCGCTGCGCGCGGCCGATCCCGGCAACACCGCGCCGGTGCCGGTGGACCTGGTCACTGCCTCCGGCAGCGGCCTGGACCCGCATATCAGCGTGGCCGCGGCCGAGTACCAGGCGGCGCGCGTGGCGCGGGCGCGCGGCCTGCCGCTGGCGCAGGTGCGTGCGCTGATCGCGACGCATACCGACAAGCCGCTGCTGCCGGTGCTGGGCGAGGCCGGTGTCAACGTGCTGAGGCTGAACCTGGCACTCGATGCGCTGGCGGCGCGCTGA
- a CDS encoding DUF4118 domain-containing protein: MPARPADDLRPDPDHLLQRLQADGERAARGRLRIYFGASAGVGKTFAMLAAARALREQGGDVVVGVVESHGRAETEALAEGLEQLPRRALDHRGRALQEFDLDAALARRPALVLVDELAHSNAPGSRHPKRWQDIAELLSAGIDVWTTVNVQHLDSLNQAVAGITGIRVRETVPDAVFDEADEVVLVDLPADELLRRLREGRVYVPEQARHAQQHFFRKGNLIALRELALRRTADRVDDDVRAYRRQASIEPVWRTREAVLACIGHGSDAAQVVRSARRLAAQLDCDCHVVTVSVPRLAPVPDTPRAQLDEAMRLAESLGARTETLAGSDMVAAVAGYVRRHNLTKVLIGRTPARWDDSGGTLPGRLHGWLARALAPWLGARAWLFGRSSFADALAAACPEVDVIRVAADGVRHDAPDAARGARGIEAQGDGAGPAQWPGLLWAVAWCAGATALSALALPWFDLVNIAMLFLLAVAGVALRHGRTAGAFAALVAVGAFDYFFVPPRLSFAVSDVQYLVTFLVMLAVGLVIGQLTAGLREQARVSVQRETDARTLYELARELSAALTDAQIVSIGSRFLRAAFDARAAFFLAGAQGRLLPAATDAESNAQAGVAAQSDAIDHVLAQWVFDHGQPAGTGTDTLPAGTVLYLPLKAPMQVRGVLAVEPRAWRAFAQPALRRQADVFATLIAIALERLHYVEVAQQALLTMESERLRSSLLAAVSHDLRTPLTSLIGMAETLQRGTPPLAPAVADTVGAMRDQARRMHAMVANLLDMARLQSHNVALRKSWQSFEELAGAALASLRDALARHRVVVADLSALPLVECDGVLIERVLCNLLENAAKYTAPGTEIRLRGEVSESAVHLIVEDDGPGVPAAMARQVFEKFTRGERESATSGVGLGLAVCDATVQAHGGSIRVEPVHPAQAGGSGARFVVTLPRGTPPVLEPEAAGLPA, encoded by the coding sequence ATGCCTGCGCGCCCAGCCGACGACCTCCGCCCCGATCCCGACCACCTGCTGCAACGGCTGCAGGCCGATGGCGAACGCGCCGCGCGCGGACGCCTGCGCATCTACTTCGGCGCCTCGGCCGGCGTCGGCAAGACCTTTGCCATGCTGGCGGCGGCACGCGCGCTGCGCGAACAGGGCGGCGACGTCGTGGTGGGCGTGGTCGAAAGCCATGGCCGCGCCGAGACCGAGGCGCTGGCCGAAGGCCTCGAGCAACTGCCGCGGCGCGCACTCGACCATCGCGGCCGTGCACTGCAGGAATTCGATCTCGACGCGGCGCTGGCGCGCCGGCCGGCCCTGGTGCTGGTCGACGAACTGGCCCACAGCAACGCGCCCGGCAGCCGCCATCCCAAGCGCTGGCAGGACATTGCCGAGCTGCTGTCGGCCGGCATCGACGTCTGGACCACCGTCAATGTCCAGCACCTCGACAGCCTGAACCAGGCGGTGGCCGGCATCACCGGCATCCGCGTGCGCGAGACCGTGCCCGACGCGGTCTTCGACGAGGCCGACGAAGTGGTGCTGGTCGACCTGCCCGCCGACGAACTGCTGCGCCGCCTGCGCGAAGGCCGTGTGTACGTGCCGGAGCAGGCCCGCCACGCGCAGCAGCATTTCTTTCGCAAGGGCAACCTGATCGCGCTGCGCGAGCTGGCGCTGCGCCGCACCGCCGACCGTGTCGACGACGATGTGCGCGCCTACCGCCGGCAAGCGTCGATCGAGCCGGTGTGGCGCACGCGCGAAGCGGTGCTGGCCTGCATCGGCCACGGCAGCGATGCCGCGCAGGTGGTGCGCAGCGCGCGCCGGCTGGCGGCGCAGCTGGATTGCGACTGCCATGTGGTGACGGTGTCGGTGCCGCGGCTGGCGCCGGTGCCCGACACGCCGCGCGCGCAGCTCGACGAGGCGATGCGGCTGGCCGAGTCGCTGGGCGCGCGCACCGAGACCCTGGCCGGCAGCGACATGGTCGCGGCGGTGGCCGGCTATGTGCGGCGGCACAACCTGACCAAGGTATTGATCGGCCGCACGCCGGCGCGCTGGGACGACAGCGGCGGTACGCTGCCGGGCCGCCTGCACGGCTGGCTGGCGCGGGCGCTGGCGCCGTGGCTGGGCGCGCGCGCCTGGCTGTTCGGGCGCAGCAGCTTTGCCGACGCGCTGGCGGCCGCGTGTCCGGAGGTCGACGTGATCCGCGTCGCCGCCGACGGGGTCCGGCATGACGCGCCCGATGCCGCCCGCGGCGCGCGTGGCATCGAAGCGCAAGGTGACGGAGCCGGTCCGGCACAGTGGCCCGGCCTGCTGTGGGCGGTGGCCTGGTGCGCCGGCGCCACCGCGCTGTCGGCGCTGGCGCTGCCATGGTTCGACCTGGTCAATATCGCCATGCTGTTCCTGCTGGCGGTGGCGGGGGTGGCGCTGCGCCACGGGCGCACCGCCGGCGCTTTCGCCGCGCTGGTGGCGGTCGGCGCGTTCGACTATTTCTTCGTGCCGCCCCGGCTGTCGTTCGCGGTCAGCGACGTGCAGTACCTGGTGACCTTCCTGGTGATGCTGGCGGTGGGACTGGTGATCGGGCAGCTTACCGCCGGGTTGCGCGAGCAGGCGCGCGTGTCGGTCCAGCGCGAGACCGATGCACGCACGCTGTACGAGCTGGCGCGCGAACTGTCGGCGGCGCTGACCGATGCGCAGATCGTTTCCATCGGCAGCCGCTTCCTGCGGGCGGCGTTCGATGCGCGCGCGGCATTCTTCCTGGCCGGCGCGCAAGGGCGGCTGCTGCCTGCCGCAACCGATGCAGAGAGCAATGCGCAAGCCGGCGTCGCCGCGCAGAGCGACGCGATCGACCATGTGCTGGCGCAATGGGTGTTCGACCACGGCCAGCCGGCCGGCACCGGCACCGACACGCTGCCGGCGGGCACGGTGCTGTACCTGCCATTGAAGGCGCCGATGCAGGTGCGCGGCGTGCTCGCGGTCGAGCCCCGCGCCTGGCGTGCCTTTGCGCAGCCGGCGCTGCGGCGCCAGGCCGATGTCTTCGCCACGCTGATCGCGATCGCGCTGGAGCGGCTGCATTACGTCGAGGTCGCGCAGCAGGCCTTGCTGACGATGGAATCCGAGCGCCTGCGCAGCTCGCTGCTGGCCGCGGTGTCGCACGACCTGCGCACGCCGCTGACCAGCCTGATCGGCATGGCCGAGACCCTGCAGCGCGGCACGCCGCCGCTGGCACCGGCGGTGGCCGACACGGTTGGCGCCATGCGCGACCAGGCGCGGCGCATGCATGCGATGGTGGCCAACCTGCTCGACATGGCACGGCTGCAGAGCCACAACGTGGCGCTGCGCAAGTCATGGCAGTCGTTCGAAGAACTCGCCGGCGCGGCGCTGGCGTCGCTGCGCGATGCGCTGGCGCGGCACCGCGTGGTGGTCGCCGACCTGTCGGCGCTGCCGCTGGTGGAGTGCGACGGCGTGCTGATCGAGCGCGTGCTGTGCAACCTGCTCGAGAACGCCGCCAAGTACACCGCGCCGGGCACCGAGATCCGGCTGCGCGGCGAGGTGAGCGAAAGCGCCGTGCACCTGATCGTCGAGGACGACGGCCCCGGCGTGCCGGCCGCGATGGCGCGCCAGGTGTTCGAGAAATTCACGCGCGGCGAGCGCGAATCCGCCACCAGCGGCGTGGGCCTGGGGCTGGCCGTGTGCGACGCGACCGTGCAGGCGCACGGCGGCAGCATCCGGGTCGAGCCGGTGCATCCGGCGCAGGCCGGGGGATCCGGGGCGCGCTTCGTGGTCACGCTGCCGCGCGGCACCCCGCCGGTGCTGGAGCCCGAAGCGGCCGGCCTGCCGGCCTGA
- the kdpE gene encoding two-component system response regulator KdpE — protein sequence MPFEFSPTVLLVEDEPHIRRFVRAALQDEGCTVHEADSLQRGLIEAGTRQPDLVILDLGLPDGDGVSMIGELRTWTEVPVLVLSARTDETEKIRALDAGADDYLTKPFGVGELVARLRVLLRRHARAGAQARAQVAFGDVAVDLANRQVTRGGEAVHLTPIEYRLLAVLLAHRGKVMTHRELLREVWGPSHADSSHYLRVYMGHLRHKLEADPAQPAWLLTEVGVGYRFAG from the coding sequence ATGCCATTCGAGTTTTCGCCCACGGTGCTGCTGGTGGAAGACGAGCCCCATATCCGCCGCTTCGTGCGCGCGGCGCTGCAGGACGAGGGCTGCACCGTGCACGAGGCCGATTCGCTGCAGCGCGGCCTGATCGAGGCCGGCACGCGCCAGCCGGACCTGGTGATCCTGGACCTGGGCCTGCCCGACGGCGACGGCGTCTCGATGATCGGCGAGCTGCGCACCTGGACCGAAGTGCCGGTGCTGGTGCTGTCGGCGCGCACCGACGAGACCGAGAAGATCCGCGCGCTCGACGCCGGCGCCGACGACTACCTGACCAAGCCCTTTGGCGTCGGTGAGCTGGTGGCGCGGCTGCGCGTGCTGTTGCGCCGGCATGCGCGCGCCGGCGCGCAGGCGCGGGCGCAGGTGGCGTTCGGTGATGTTGCGGTCGACCTCGCCAACCGCCAGGTCACGCGCGGCGGCGAGGCGGTGCACCTGACCCCGATCGAATACCGCCTGCTGGCCGTGCTGCTGGCGCACCGCGGCAAGGTCATGACGCACCGCGAGCTGCTGCGCGAGGTATGGGGGCCGTCCCATGCCGACAGCAGCCACTACCTGCGGGTCTACATGGGCCACCTGCGCCACAAGCTGGAGGCCGATCCGGCCCAGCCGGCGTGGCTGCTGACCGAGGTCGGCGTGGGATACCGCTTCGCCGGCTGA
- a CDS encoding cupin domain-containing protein translates to MPEQPVYFVSTADVEGYHPANHVGTLNRRLIGPETVGSRHLEVIHGTIEKGKGALPHAHPGIEQVCYVLEGRAVAEVGGQRRELGPGDCCFFPPDQMHIFTVVSDEPAKILVIYSPPYEESPERVIRPA, encoded by the coding sequence ATGCCGGAGCAACCCGTGTATTTCGTCTCGACCGCGGACGTCGAGGGCTACCACCCCGCTAACCATGTCGGCACGCTCAACCGCCGCCTGATCGGGCCCGAGACGGTTGGTTCGCGCCATCTGGAAGTGATCCACGGCACCATCGAGAAAGGCAAGGGCGCGCTGCCGCATGCGCATCCCGGCATCGAGCAGGTCTGCTACGTGCTGGAAGGGCGGGCGGTCGCCGAAGTCGGCGGCCAGCGCCGTGAGCTGGGTCCGGGCGATTGCTGCTTCTTCCCGCCGGACCAGATGCACATCTTCACCGTGGTCAGCGACGAGCCGGCGAAGATTCTGGTGATCTATTCCCCGCCTTACGAGGAATCCCCTGAACGCGTGATACGTCCCGCCTGA